A genomic stretch from Sphingobacterium sp. ML3W includes:
- a CDS encoding quinol oxidase subunit 4, producing MKRTLVLILSVVLAISMSACYSSHHGHRHGRGSKGMPPGQAKKYYGEQSAKDFAPGQQKKKKHKH from the coding sequence ATGAAACGTACTTTAGTATTGATCCTTTCTGTGGTGCTGGCAATTTCGATGTCCGCATGTTATTCCTCGCATCATGGACATAGACATGGGCGTGGATCAAAAGGTATGCCTCCTGGTCAGGCAAAAAAATATTATGGAGAACAATCTGCAAAAGATTTTGCTCCAGGACAACAAAAGAAAAAGAAACATAAACATTGA
- a CDS encoding SIMPL domain-containing protein, producing the protein MKKILLGLAFLGLMTKLNAQQMVNKEFVSTVGRAEEEVTPDIIYIDVTLKEFYDNGNTKKKVAIDKLEKDLFDSATKAGVKKEDFTIQNIWSYNTPEKKKKDTDILLSRQYRIKVTNLNNLDQLLDGVDKAGIQSTYISEYDYSKKKELEKTLKTKAVLDAKVNAQILAEAAGQKIGKAIVLSETPQQIIFGVQPMMRNAMYKGAMAEMADDAGGNGLDLNIRPMKVTSEISASFELL; encoded by the coding sequence ATGAAAAAAATATTATTAGGACTGGCTTTTTTAGGTTTGATGACAAAACTAAACGCTCAACAAATGGTAAATAAAGAATTTGTATCCACAGTGGGTCGCGCTGAAGAAGAAGTGACTCCAGACATCATCTATATAGATGTTACACTAAAAGAGTTTTATGACAATGGAAACACCAAGAAAAAGGTTGCTATAGATAAGTTAGAAAAAGACTTATTTGATTCGGCAACAAAAGCTGGTGTTAAAAAAGAAGATTTTACGATCCAGAATATCTGGAGTTACAATACTCCGGAAAAAAAGAAAAAGGATACGGATATCTTGCTTTCCAGACAATACCGCATCAAGGTTACCAACTTAAACAACTTAGATCAATTATTGGATGGTGTCGATAAGGCCGGTATTCAAAGCACCTACATTAGCGAATACGATTATTCGAAGAAAAAAGAACTTGAAAAGACCTTAAAAACAAAAGCGGTTTTAGATGCCAAAGTGAATGCGCAGATTCTCGCTGAAGCAGCAGGACAAAAAATTGGTAAAGCAATCGTGCTTTCGGAGACGCCTCAACAAATTATTTTTGGTGTTCAGCCGATGATGCGTAATGCGATGTATAAAGGCGCCATGGCAGAAATGGCAGACGACGCGGGTGGTAATGGGCTGGACTTAAATATCAGACCAATGAAAGTGACCAGCGAAATCAGCGCTTCTTTCGAACTATTGTAA
- a CDS encoding GNAT family N-acetyltransferase has protein sequence MITIELAEQTDIRSISNMAHIIWPEAYGEILSKDQIDFMLEKSYTIEGLAEGMVGGQFFYILKEDGIGQGFVALKTLTDKLRIEKLYLMPNVQGKGFGKALIDFAIEKAKAKGKDILELNVNRNNPAYHFYLKQGFQVIETVDIPYYDYVLNDYVMQLAIDRTATS, from the coding sequence ATGATAACAATAGAATTAGCTGAACAGACAGATATCCGTAGCATTTCTAATATGGCGCATATTATATGGCCTGAAGCTTATGGAGAAATACTTTCAAAAGACCAAATTGATTTCATGCTGGAGAAAAGCTATACCATAGAGGGCTTAGCTGAAGGAATGGTCGGTGGACAGTTCTTTTATATTCTGAAGGAAGACGGTATTGGCCAAGGTTTTGTTGCATTGAAAACTCTTACAGATAAACTCCGTATTGAGAAGCTCTATTTGATGCCCAATGTTCAGGGAAAAGGTTTTGGGAAAGCATTGATTGACTTTGCTATTGAAAAAGCGAAAGCCAAAGGCAAGGACATTTTGGAACTCAATGTAAATAGAAATAACCCTGCTTACCATTTCTATTTAAAGCAGGGTTTTCAGGTTATTGAAACTGTTGATATTCCCTATTATGACTATGTATTGAATGACTATGTCATGCAGCTGGCAATAGATCGTACAGCCACTTCCTAG
- the ftsY gene encoding signal recognition particle-docking protein FtsY: MGLFDFFKKKPQTQEEEQALDKGLEKTKEGFLSKITKAVVGKSTVDDDVLDNLEEVLVTSDVGVTTTLKIIDRIQARVARDKYVSTSELNNLLKEEIQTLLAENNSSDFENFNYGDHKPYVIMVVGVNGVGKTTTIGKLAHQLKQAGSKVVLGAADTFRAAAVDQLKLWGERVGVRVVAQAMGSDPASVAYDTVKSALANGEDVCIIDTAGRLHNKVGLMNELTKIKNVMQKVVPGAPHEILLVLDASTGQNAIEQCTQFTQATDVNALALTKLDGTAKGGVVIGISDQFKIPVKYIGVGEKIGDLQLFNKKEFVDSLFK; the protein is encoded by the coding sequence ATGGGATTATTTGATTTTTTTAAGAAAAAACCACAAACACAAGAAGAAGAACAAGCCTTAGATAAAGGTTTGGAAAAAACAAAAGAAGGATTTCTTTCCAAGATAACGAAAGCCGTAGTTGGTAAATCGACTGTAGATGACGATGTGCTTGATAATCTAGAAGAGGTTTTGGTTACTTCTGATGTGGGGGTTACAACGACTTTAAAAATCATCGACCGTATACAGGCGCGTGTTGCAAGAGACAAATATGTGTCCACTTCTGAGCTGAACAATTTACTGAAAGAAGAGATTCAGACTTTACTGGCGGAAAATAATAGCTCAGATTTTGAAAACTTTAATTACGGAGACCATAAGCCTTATGTCATTATGGTGGTCGGGGTGAACGGTGTTGGAAAGACTACTACAATAGGTAAACTTGCTCATCAACTTAAACAGGCTGGAAGTAAAGTGGTTTTGGGTGCGGCGGATACTTTTCGTGCTGCTGCTGTAGATCAGCTTAAACTCTGGGGTGAACGTGTTGGCGTGCGCGTTGTTGCACAGGCGATGGGGTCAGATCCCGCTTCGGTCGCTTATGATACAGTTAAATCTGCTCTAGCGAATGGCGAAGATGTCTGTATTATTGATACCGCCGGTCGTCTCCATAATAAGGTTGGCTTAATGAATGAATTGACCAAAATTAAAAATGTCATGCAAAAAGTTGTCCCCGGTGCGCCGCATGAAATTTTATTGGTCTTAGATGCTTCAACAGGTCAAAATGCCATAGAGCAATGTACCCAATTCACACAAGCGACAGACGTAAACGCTTTGGCGCTGACGAAATTGGACGGAACAGCGAAAGGCGGTGTCGTCATTGGGATATCTGATCAATTTAAGATTCCTGTGAAATACATTGGTGTAGGCGAAAAAATTGGCGATCTCCAATTATTTAATAAAAAGGAATTTGTAGACTCCCTTTTCAAATAG
- a CDS encoding PLDc N-terminal domain-containing protein codes for MKNLEHQTKQAFLFSLAFYIVALLTRLLNLGIFPVLGSLSILLSLLWVILTLREIMLSRTISNGERMLMALAIVLFNIIGGIFYFFVWRPRVLGLTKK; via the coding sequence ATGAAAAATTTGGAGCATCAGACTAAACAAGCTTTCTTGTTTAGTCTTGCTTTTTATATCGTAGCCCTATTAACTCGGCTCTTAAATTTAGGGATCTTCCCTGTATTAGGTAGTCTCTCTATTTTATTGTCCCTTTTATGGGTGATATTGACCTTGCGGGAAATTATGCTTTCCAGGACTATTTCCAATGGTGAGCGCATGTTGATGGCACTGGCTATTGTACTGTTTAATATTATCGGCGGAATTTTCTATTTCTTTGTGTGGCGACCGCGTGTATTGGGATTAACAAAAAAGTAA
- the gcvT gene encoding glycine cleavage system aminomethyltransferase GcvT — MLKNTALSETHIALGAKMVPFAGFNMPVQYTGINDEHETVRTGVGVFDVSHMGEFILKGEKALDLLQKISSNDVSKLYDGKVQYAYIPNETGGVVDDFLTYRLDDNTYFLVVNASNIEKDWNWISKYNTDGVEMKNISDQTSLFAVQGPKAADALQSLTDIELAPMEYYTFAKGTFAGVDNVLVSATGYTGAGGFEIYVANEDAQKVWDAIFEAGKAYGIKPIGLGARDTLRLEMGFCLYGNDIDDNTSPLEAGLGWVTKFTKDFVNSAALKAEKEAGLKKKLVGFEMIDRGIPRHDYEIVDADGNVIGRVTSGTQSPTLKKSVGLGYVDTAFAKDGTDIFIHIRNQKVKAKVTKPPFVK; from the coding sequence ATGTTAAAAAATACTGCCCTTTCGGAGACGCACATTGCTTTAGGAGCAAAGATGGTTCCCTTCGCAGGCTTCAACATGCCAGTACAATATACAGGTATCAATGATGAGCACGAAACAGTTCGTACAGGTGTAGGAGTTTTTGATGTAAGCCACATGGGCGAATTCATCCTCAAAGGAGAGAAAGCCCTGGATCTTCTTCAAAAAATTTCTTCAAATGATGTATCGAAATTATATGACGGCAAAGTTCAATATGCTTATATTCCAAACGAAACGGGCGGTGTAGTAGATGATTTTCTGACATACAGACTAGACGATAACACTTATTTTTTGGTTGTCAATGCGTCCAATATTGAAAAAGACTGGAACTGGATTTCCAAATACAATACCGATGGCGTAGAAATGAAAAATATTTCTGACCAGACTTCTTTATTTGCAGTTCAGGGCCCTAAAGCAGCGGATGCTTTACAATCGCTGACAGATATCGAGCTTGCACCAATGGAATACTATACCTTTGCCAAAGGTACTTTTGCTGGGGTAGATAACGTATTGGTATCCGCTACAGGATATACTGGTGCTGGTGGTTTCGAGATTTACGTTGCCAATGAAGATGCTCAGAAAGTTTGGGATGCTATTTTTGAAGCTGGAAAAGCTTACGGAATTAAACCTATCGGATTGGGTGCTCGCGACACTTTACGTTTAGAAATGGGTTTTTGTCTTTATGGAAATGACATTGATGATAATACTTCTCCTTTAGAGGCCGGATTGGGTTGGGTAACGAAGTTCACAAAAGACTTTGTAAATTCTGCTGCACTTAAAGCTGAGAAAGAAGCTGGACTTAAAAAGAAACTGGTTGGTTTTGAAATGATCGACAGAGGTATCCCGCGTCACGATTATGAAATCGTAGATGCTGATGGCAATGTGATTGGCCGTGTTACTTCTGGAACGCAATCTCCAACATTGAAAAAATCAGTAGGTTTGGGTTACGTAGATACTGCATTTGCAAAAGATGGTACAGATATCTTTATCCATATCCGTAATCAAAAAGTTAAAGCTAAAGTAACGAAACCTCCATTTGTAAAATAA
- a CDS encoding cold-shock protein, with translation MQEGKVKFFNETKGFGFIIPNSGESEIFVHVSGLVDKVRENDNVSYEVEQGRKGLNAVNVRVI, from the coding sequence ATGCAAGAAGGTAAAGTAAAATTCTTTAATGAGACCAAAGGTTTCGGTTTCATCATCCCTAATTCAGGCGAGAGCGAAATTTTTGTTCACGTTTCTGGATTAGTTGACAAAGTTCGTGAGAATGACAATGTATCTTACGAAGTTGAACAAGGCCGTAAAGGTCTTAATGCGGTAAATGTAAGAGTTATCTAA
- a CDS encoding rhodanese-like domain-containing protein, whose translation MKEVSVQELKNKIDNNEDFQLIDVRESFEYEVSNLDGLNIPLSGILIESDKIAKDKPVIVQCRSGKRSAQAIMLLEQQGFDNLANLKGGILAWKEEIDPELDVY comes from the coding sequence ATGAAAGAAGTATCTGTACAAGAATTAAAGAACAAGATCGATAATAACGAAGATTTTCAATTGATTGATGTGCGTGAGTCATTTGAATACGAAGTTTCAAATTTGGACGGTTTAAATATTCCACTTTCGGGAATTTTGATCGAGTCCGATAAGATTGCGAAGGATAAACCGGTTATCGTTCAATGTCGTTCTGGAAAACGTTCAGCACAGGCAATTATGTTGTTGGAGCAACAAGGATTTGATAATCTAGCAAATTTAAAAGGCGGCATCTTGGCCTGGAAAGAGGAAATCGATCCAGAGTTAGACGTTTATTAA
- a CDS encoding M20/M25/M40 family metallo-hydrolase translates to MKSAPKIFLALSLIALSSMTFGQQVISEQQGQDVSRILNTLASDNMRGRSALTKDIEPAADFIAGEMKKMGLKPYAEESFRQTFQLDKLSPKSNTATINKKTIPAEHIISLGNHVDLKWDDKSPIKIVNITSDSDFAQAFREQSLSKENTLVLVDPSFEASFVRFGQMLSNPKFIEDSSIQKPSIVYLLTKEKPKTFHIHIERNLQNFPLFNVAGVIPGKSKPNEYVIFSGHYDHIGILPAVGQDSIANGADDDASGVTAMLTLADYYKKKNSNERTLIFVAFTAEELGMYGSKYFSNHINADQVVAMVNMEMIGKDSKFGPNTVYITGYDQSDLGKLMQENLKNTNFKFYPDPYTKQNLFYRSDNAVLAAKGVPAHSFSTSQMDKDEYYHTVKDEVTTLNVQNIISSIEAIAIGASGIVEGKQTPSRVEKLKD, encoded by the coding sequence ATGAAATCAGCACCTAAAATATTTTTAGCCTTATCGCTAATTGCGCTATCTTCCATGACATTTGGACAGCAAGTGATTTCCGAACAACAAGGTCAGGACGTGAGTCGTATCTTAAATACGTTGGCCTCGGATAATATGCGTGGACGATCAGCCTTAACAAAGGACATTGAGCCTGCTGCAGATTTTATCGCGGGAGAGATGAAAAAAATGGGTCTTAAACCTTATGCCGAAGAGTCTTTCAGACAAACATTCCAACTGGACAAACTCTCGCCAAAAAGCAATACCGCAACCATAAATAAAAAGACAATTCCCGCGGAGCATATCATATCGCTTGGAAACCATGTGGATCTCAAATGGGATGATAAAAGTCCCATTAAAATCGTTAACATTACATCCGACTCCGATTTCGCTCAGGCCTTCCGGGAACAGTCCTTATCCAAAGAAAATACACTTGTATTGGTAGATCCATCCTTTGAAGCCTCTTTTGTTCGTTTTGGCCAGATGCTTAGCAACCCAAAATTTATTGAAGATTCAAGTATACAAAAACCCTCAATAGTTTATCTGCTAACCAAGGAAAAACCAAAAACATTCCACATTCATATTGAACGGAATCTTCAAAACTTCCCGCTTTTTAATGTTGCGGGAGTTATCCCCGGAAAAAGCAAGCCAAATGAATATGTGATCTTTTCAGGGCATTATGACCATATTGGTATATTACCTGCTGTTGGACAGGATTCGATCGCAAATGGAGCCGATGATGATGCTTCGGGAGTAACAGCGATGTTGACGCTGGCAGACTACTATAAAAAGAAAAACAGCAATGAAAGGACACTTATCTTTGTGGCATTTACAGCAGAAGAGCTCGGTATGTATGGTTCAAAATATTTTTCCAATCACATCAATGCGGACCAGGTTGTGGCAATGGTCAATATGGAAATGATCGGAAAAGATTCAAAATTTGGCCCTAATACGGTCTATATAACAGGATATGATCAATCCGATTTAGGCAAATTAATGCAGGAAAATCTGAAAAACACAAATTTCAAATTTTATCCTGATCCTTATACAAAACAAAATCTATTCTATCGAAGTGATAATGCTGTGTTAGCGGCTAAAGGTGTTCCCGCGCATTCATTTTCTACATCGCAAATGGATAAAGACGAATATTACCACACCGTAAAGGATGAAGTAACCACATTAAACGTTCAAAATATTATCTCCAGTATCGAAGCGATTGCGATTGGGGCCTCAGGTATTGTAGAAGGCAAGCAAACTCCCTCGCGTGTGGAAAAATTAAAAGACTAG
- the recO gene encoding DNA repair protein RecO, with product MLNKTRAVVLKTTNYSESSLVAQLYTESFGMQSYLIAGARKPKAKIKANILQPLYLLEIIATHKDNGSLQRISEARQTPVLQEIPYDIIKSSLALFLNEILYKVLKEQESDPYLFEFIHQSIRWLDETHLNLANFHLVFLIKLTRFLGFYPTASKQSLPYFNLHEATFSNSLPEHPLVLQEPHTSIFRDLITSEYSNCDHIKMSSTDRQFLLEKLLDFYRLHRTNFKEIKSLYILEEIFR from the coding sequence ATGCTGAACAAAACTAGAGCTGTCGTCTTAAAAACAACAAATTATTCGGAAAGCAGCCTCGTCGCGCAACTATATACCGAGTCATTTGGCATGCAATCTTATCTCATTGCTGGAGCACGTAAGCCAAAAGCAAAAATCAAAGCCAATATCTTACAACCTTTATATCTGCTGGAAATCATAGCAACACACAAGGACAATGGCTCACTACAGCGCATTTCGGAAGCTCGGCAAACTCCGGTATTACAGGAAATACCTTACGATATTATAAAAAGTTCGCTAGCGCTCTTTTTAAATGAAATTTTGTACAAAGTATTAAAAGAACAAGAAAGTGACCCTTATTTATTTGAATTCATCCATCAGTCTATCCGATGGTTAGATGAAACCCATTTAAATCTAGCCAATTTTCATCTGGTATTTCTAATCAAACTGACACGCTTTCTTGGCTTTTATCCGACCGCATCCAAACAGTCTCTGCCCTATTTTAACCTACACGAAGCAACATTTTCAAACAGTCTCCCAGAACACCCGCTTGTACTTCAGGAACCACATACTTCAATTTTCCGGGATTTAATAACATCAGAATACTCAAATTGTGATCATATCAAAATGTCTAGTACAGACCGACAATTTTTATTGGAAAAGTTGCTGGATTTCTACCGTCTCCACCGCACAAATTTCAAGGAGATAAAATCGCTCTATATACTTGAAGAGATTTTTCGATAG
- the rpmB gene encoding 50S ribosomal protein L28, with translation MSRICDLTGKAALTGNNVSHSNVKTKRKFYPNLQTKRFYIPEEDRWITLKVSTSAIKTINKNGITAAINKFIVKGSI, from the coding sequence ATGTCAAGAATTTGTGATTTAACAGGCAAAGCAGCGTTAACAGGAAATAACGTTTCTCACTCAAACGTTAAAACTAAACGTAAATTCTATCCAAATTTACAAACTAAACGTTTTTACATTCCAGAAGAAGATCGTTGGATTACGTTGAAAGTATCTACTTCTGCTATCAAGACCATCAACAAGAACGGTATCACAGCTGCGATCAATAAATTTATCGTTAAAGGATCAATTTAA
- a CDS encoding DUF6358 family protein, producing MTKYFILNIVLNLAIVFLAYCGFEGYKAGNMLVTGLSIAFLVVLIYLKVVLSKRIKVVIQEKDHEKKQEYAAKQAKGKNK from the coding sequence ATGACAAAATATTTTATACTGAATATTGTATTGAACTTGGCCATTGTATTTTTGGCGTATTGTGGATTTGAAGGATATAAAGCTGGAAATATGTTGGTGACAGGATTGTCTATCGCATTTTTGGTTGTTCTGATTTACCTTAAGGTAGTCTTAAGCAAGCGGATAAAAGTCGTTATCCAAGAAAAGGATCATGAAAAAAAGCAGGAATATGCTGCCAAGCAAGCAAAAGGAAAAAATAAATAG
- a CDS encoding DUF4295 domain-containing protein: MAKKAVASLQKGGGKEFTKVIVTTKSAKTGAYTFKEGMIHNDKVKDVVAEAQKNN, encoded by the coding sequence ATGGCAAAGAAAGCAGTTGCATCGTTACAAAAAGGTGGCGGTAAAGAATTTACAAAGGTTATTGTTACTACTAAATCTGCGAAAACTGGCGCGTATACTTTCAAAGAAGGTATGATTCACAATGATAAAGTGAAAGACGTAGTTGCAGAAGCTCAAAAAAATAACTAG
- a CDS encoding thiamine diphosphokinase: MSSHHIVRENQEPALLIEDLFLIDEEDLGQLLEWSPTIVIENNMVDPLDARGYKFDIVFAQTQANQAQENLKVIPYIDSFLQSAIGYLIKHQYKAVNIITDQISLAHYQHYLDQINVVLLAKGVRYYFVPTGFTKWKTEGEQLNIDSQGEEITTEGLRKIGEDLYETVADGLFTLRFSKSKYILIGETIS; this comes from the coding sequence ATGTCATCGCATCATATCGTTCGTGAGAACCAGGAGCCTGCTCTGCTGATTGAAGACCTTTTTCTCATAGACGAAGAAGATTTGGGGCAATTGCTTGAATGGAGTCCAACAATTGTTATAGAAAACAATATGGTTGATCCATTGGACGCTAGAGGATACAAGTTTGATATTGTTTTTGCGCAGACCCAAGCGAATCAAGCGCAGGAGAATTTAAAAGTGATTCCATATATCGATAGTTTTTTACAATCGGCCATTGGATATCTCATTAAACATCAGTATAAGGCGGTCAATATTATTACGGATCAAATAAGTCTTGCACACTATCAACACTATTTGGATCAGATCAATGTGGTCTTGTTAGCTAAGGGGGTACGCTACTATTTTGTACCTACCGGTTTTACAAAATGGAAAACGGAGGGTGAACAGCTAAACATAGATTCCCAAGGTGAAGAAATCACGACAGAAGGGCTTCGAAAAATTGGTGAAGATCTTTATGAAACAGTAGCGGATGGCTTATTTACCCTCAGATTTTCGAAATCAAAATATATTTTAATAGGAGAGACAATCTCATGA
- a CDS encoding DUF805 domain-containing protein — MEIKDWFLKVVRDNYANFNGRARRKEYWMFFLANVIIGVVFGILGRIADVFSYISGLISLALLIPGIAVAVRRLHDTNKSGWFLLLALIPFVNLYLIYLMVIEGDKGPNQYGPDPKAEENGTNHPFNQPQDPFGSSQPNNPFGSSQTPSSSSTPPADNDPFA, encoded by the coding sequence ATGGAAATTAAAGATTGGTTTTTAAAAGTTGTACGGGATAACTATGCAAACTTTAATGGACGTGCACGCCGTAAAGAGTATTGGATGTTCTTTTTGGCAAACGTTATCATTGGAGTAGTCTTCGGAATACTCGGCCGAATTGCAGATGTATTTTCTTATATTTCTGGTTTAATAAGTTTAGCATTACTTATCCCAGGTATTGCTGTTGCAGTACGAAGACTACATGACACAAATAAATCGGGCTGGTTTTTACTGTTGGCTCTTATTCCATTTGTCAACTTATACCTGATTTATTTAATGGTTATTGAAGGAGACAAGGGGCCTAATCAATACGGTCCTGATCCAAAAGCGGAGGAAAATGGAACAAACCATCCATTCAATCAGCCACAAGATCCATTTGGTTCTTCACAACCGAATAACCCCTTTGGAAGTTCACAGACACCAAGCTCATCTTCAACACCTCCTGCAGATAACGATCCTTTTGCATAG
- a CDS encoding signal peptidase — protein sequence MNKYLRKGLREIIIGVLLVILGYYLMEQRSNWYKLAMLVGVVAFSIGFLTLIYRMIRKVDRNAIIEMRGEAHKEDVPKKDKEEDAEQN from the coding sequence ATGAACAAATATCTTCGCAAGGGTCTAAGAGAAATAATCATTGGTGTATTATTGGTTATCCTCGGTTATTACCTGATGGAACAACGATCCAACTGGTATAAATTAGCCATGCTCGTCGGAGTGGTTGCATTTAGCATTGGTTTCCTCACATTAATTTATAGAATGATTCGAAAAGTGGACCGCAATGCAATTATCGAGATGCGTGGAGAGGCCCATAAGGAGGATGTTCCTAAAAAAGACAAGGAAGAAGATGCTGAACAAAACTAG
- the rpmG gene encoding 50S ribosomal protein L33, translating to MAKKGNRVQVILECTEHKESGLPGMSRYITTKNKKNTTERLELKKFNPVLRKVTVHKEIK from the coding sequence ATGGCTAAAAAAGGAAATAGAGTACAAGTTATCTTAGAATGTACTGAACACAAAGAAAGTGGTCTTCCGGGAATGTCTCGTTACATCACTACTAAAAACAAAAAGAACACAACTGAGCGTTTAGAGTTGAAAAAATTCAACCCAGTATTGAGAAAAGTTACTGTTCATAAAGAAATTAAGTAA
- a CDS encoding pseudouridine synthase yields MSLEILYEDESIVAINKPHGLLVHRSSIARDTSEFALQILRDQLGKTVYPAHRLDRKTGGVLLFSLNKETDQYLQKSFQEHQIDKKYLAVLRGFAPEEGIIDYPLKKDNGTIQEAQTSFRLLAKSELDIPFGKFPTSRYSLVEANPLTGRMHQLRRHFAHIFYPIIGDRPHGCNKQNKFWKENYQMDTMLLHASELTFKHPLSGETVHVKAAIQSDFQKVLGILNIHELC; encoded by the coding sequence ATGTCCTTAGAAATTCTTTACGAAGACGAATCCATCGTAGCGATTAATAAGCCACATGGTTTATTAGTGCATCGCTCATCCATTGCGCGTGATACATCCGAATTTGCCCTTCAAATACTACGGGATCAGCTCGGAAAAACGGTGTATCCGGCACATCGCTTGGATCGTAAAACTGGCGGTGTGCTGTTATTTTCCCTGAATAAAGAAACAGATCAATATTTACAAAAAAGCTTTCAGGAACATCAAATAGACAAAAAATACCTCGCCGTACTGAGAGGCTTCGCCCCTGAAGAAGGGATTATCGACTATCCTTTGAAAAAAGACAATGGCACGATTCAGGAAGCACAGACATCATTTAGACTATTGGCTAAGAGTGAGCTCGATATTCCTTTCGGGAAATTCCCAACCTCGCGTTACAGTCTTGTTGAAGCCAATCCGCTGACTGGTCGCATGCATCAATTACGGCGTCACTTTGCACACATCTTTTATCCCATTATCGGTGATCGTCCGCATGGCTGTAACAAGCAAAATAAATTCTGGAAAGAGAACTACCAGATGGATACAATGCTACTGCATGCCTCTGAATTAACCTTCAAACATCCGCTGTCAGGTGAAACTGTTCATGTAAAAGCAGCTATCCAATCCGATTTCCAGAAAGTACTTGGAATCTTAAACATACACGAATTATGTTAA
- a CDS encoding DUF4112 domain-containing protein, producing MHRELSQEDKKKQIDQDFGWINRISWLMDNQFKIGNFRFGLDPILNLIPLGGAIAGLGTSLVLVIAMWRNGASPKLVIRMLLNISLDAILGSIPFLGNIFDFYSKANEKNIKLLREHYYEGRHKGSGIGIILTIVFLLFILIGGTCYLIWIFFSWAFSLLNGISF from the coding sequence ATGCATAGAGAATTATCTCAAGAAGATAAGAAGAAACAAATAGACCAAGATTTCGGTTGGATCAACCGAATATCTTGGTTAATGGATAATCAATTCAAGATTGGTAATTTCCGGTTCGGATTAGATCCAATTTTGAATTTGATTCCTTTGGGCGGTGCTATTGCCGGCCTTGGCACATCACTGGTTCTGGTCATCGCCATGTGGCGAAATGGGGCAAGTCCAAAATTAGTTATCCGCATGCTACTCAATATCAGCCTCGACGCAATCTTAGGAAGCATCCCTTTTCTGGGTAATATATTCGATTTCTATAGCAAAGCCAATGAAAAGAATATCAAACTTTTACGCGAGCACTATTATGAGGGGCGACACAAAGGCTCTGGTATAGGTATTATCCTAACGATAGTATTCCTACTATTTATCTTAATAGGAGGCACTTGTTACCTGATCTGGATTTTCTTTTCCTGGGCGTTTTCTCTTCTAAATGGGATTTCTTTTTAA